A single genomic interval of Anopheles marshallii chromosome 2, idAnoMarsDA_429_01, whole genome shotgun sequence harbors:
- the LOC128710471 gene encoding venom serine protease-like, producing the protein MRGSIVLIAWLFGTLSVPFPSVDAQFSGCDRQKTFTTGEVFYVETPNFPNYYAKGTNCRWQLTAPAGSTFYVNCYDMYLATSTGCSADRLEISLQNDPTLASATKYCGQNTFTLKSTGNRAVFALRSTTTSTGGRFRCQVVAEAATCKCGLRRTSKIVNGVPTLVNEFPMMAALVDSKSRSVFCGATIISEYHSISAAHCMRGRSILASGLLVGDHDINVGTDTSYSVLMRLASVTNHPSFVFSPSQNDIAIVRTADRIIFNAGVGPVCLPFRFSSNNFAGSIVEAAGWGTLDYGAQISNVLRKVSLNVITQQACQASVANIFPSHICTYTPNKDSCQYDSGGPLFYTTGGNVYLVGIINYGTACATKKPSVSSRITSYLSWIQSMTPGITYCMP; encoded by the exons ATGCGCGGAAGCATAGTTCTTATCGCGTGGCTTTTCGGCACGTTGTCCGTGCCGTTCCCATCTGTGGATGCCCAATTTAGTGGTTGCGATAGGCAGAAAACATTCACGACCGGTGAAGTGTTTTACGTGGAGACACCGAACTTCCCGAACTATTACGCGAAGGGTACCAACTGCCGCTGGCAGCTGACGGCCCCGGCCGGGAGCACGTTCTACGTCAATTGCTATGATATGTATCTAGCGACG TCAACCGGATGTTCGGCAGATCGTTTAGAGATATCCCTCCAAAATGATCCTACTCTCGCCTCTGCTACCAAGTACTGTGGGCAGAATACTTTCACACTAAAATCTACTGGTAATCGGGCCGTGTTTGCCTTGCGCTCGACCACCACCTCAACAGGAGGACGGTTCCGGTGTCAAGTCGTGGCAGAGGCAGCAACATGCAAATGTGGATTGCGCCGCACCTCGAAGATTGTGAATGGTGTCCCGACGCTGGTCAACGAGTTCCCAATGATGGCGGCCCTGGTCGATTCTAAATCACGCTCAGTCTTCTGTGGTGCTACGATCA TTTCCGAGTATCACTCGATATCAGCCGCACACTGCATGAGGGGTCGTAGCATCTTGGCATCAGGGTTGCTGGTGGGTGATCATGATATCAATGTCGGTACGGACACTAGCTACTCGGTGCTGATGCGTCTCGCCTCCGTTACGAATCATCCGTCGTTCGTGTTCAGCCCGTCACAGAACGATATAGCGATCGTGCGCACTGCTGATCGCATCATCTTCAACGCTGGCGTTGGACCTGTCTGTTTACCGTTCCGATTCTCCAGCAACAACTTTGCGGGCTCGATCGTTGAAGCAGCCGGCTGGGGTACGTTGGACTACGGTGCACAAATCTCCAACGTTCTCCGGAAGGTGTCGCTCAACGTTATTACGCAGCAGGCTTGTCAAGCGTCCGTGGCTAACATTTTCCCGTCGCATATCTGCACCTACACGCCCAATAAGGACTCTTGTCAGTATGATTCTGGCGGTCCACTCTTCTACACCACCGGTGGTAACGTGTATTTGGTCGGTATCATCAACTACGGTACAGCCTGCGCCACTAAAAAACCATCCGTCAGCAGCCGAATCACTTCCTACCTGTCGTGGATCCAAAGCATGACACCGGGCATTACCTACTGTATGCCGTAA
- the LOC128718740 gene encoding venom serine protease-like, translating into MVVLIGWKSSGTILLALVGIVAGQYGSCDYTYTYTSGQTSLIQSPSFPNYYTPGTKCRYTVNAPVGHYLYVQCYDMYLPSTIGCVYDKLSISLSGDPNLGDADNRCGMTTFNVQSTYNSLVVALLGSTATTGGRFRCQITAVKIPCDCGRRKTPTIVNGFKTQANEFPMMSALVDVNTKQIFCGSTIVTDRHVLTAAHCLLTKSVANTTVLVGDQNIKTGTDTRFSVLMLISTFIPHPSYNPTAKTNDIALVRTTYTIVFNAGVGRVCLPFRFTNSTFDNVRVSALGWGAIDFGSPQSDELLQTTLSVVTSSSCSTKLSRTILASQMCTFAAGNDTCQNDSGGPLYYTAPESQLVYEVGVVGFGVACASNFPSVNTRVTSYLDWIASTTGYTFCET; encoded by the exons ATGGTGGTGCTGATCGGTTGGAAATCGAGTGGGACGATACTGCTGGCATTGGTTGGAATCGTCGCAGGACAGTACGGTTCGTGTGATTATACGTACACATACACCAGCGGTCAAACGAGCTTAATACAATCGCCCAGCTTTCCCAACTACTATACACCGGGCACAAAGTGTCGGTACACCGTGAACGCACCGGTTGGCCACTATCTGTACGTGCAATGCTACGATATGTATCTGCCGTCGACTATTGGTTGCGTGTACGACAAACTCTCCATTTCATTGAGCGGTGATCCAAATCTGGGCGATGCCGACAATCGCTGTGGAATGACCACCTTCAACGTGCAGAGTACGTACAACTCGCTGGTGGTGGCGTTGCTGGGCAGTACGGCTACCACCGGTGGACGGTTCCGTTGTCAGATAACGGCAGTGAAGATCCCGTGTGACTGTGGACGCCGCAAAACG CCCACCATCGTGAATGGTTTCAAAACGCAGGCAAATGAGTTCCCGATGATGTCGGCATTGGTGGATGTAAATACGAAGCAGATATTCTGTGGATCTACGATTG TTACCGATCGCCACGTGCTTACGGCTGCTCACTGTCTGCTGACCAAATCGGTCGCCAATACAACTGTTCTTGTGGGCGATCAGAATATTAAAACAGGCACAGACACCCGATTTTCGGTGCTTATGTTGATATCTACTTTCATTCCGCATCCCAGCTATAATCCCACTGCCAAAACGAACGATATTGCACTGGTGCGAACTACCTACACGATTGTCTTCAATGCTGGCGTAGGCCGAGTGTGCTTACCGTTCCGCTTCACTAACAGCACCTTCGATAACGTACGCGTTAGTGCGCTCGGGTGGGGTGCGATAGATTTCGGTTCACCACAGTCGGATGAGCTGCTCCAGACAACGTTGTCCGTGGTGACATCTAGCAGCTGTTCGACCAAACTTTCGCGTACGATCCTGGCCAGTCAGATGTGCACGTTTGCGGCTGGTAACGATACGTGTCAGAACGATTCGGGCGGTCCGTTGTATTATACGGCGCCGGAATCTCAGCTGGTGTATGAAGTGGGTGTGGTTGGATTTGGAGTGGCCTGTGCCTCCAATTTTCCAAGTGTGAACACAAGAGTTACTTCGTACCTGGATTGGATTGCTAGCACCACTGGGTACACTTTCTGTGAGACTTAG